A portion of the Actomonas aquatica genome contains these proteins:
- a CDS encoding class II fructose-bisphosphate aldolase: MIVTTAQLFKHAYGKYAVGAYNINNAEQAMGLFKGCIDSKAPFIIQISKGARKYTDKKMLEAIIRAADEIFPEAIFAVHLDHGDEETCYDCINSGFYSSVMIDASHDPFEENVAITKRVVEAAHAKGLSVEAELGMLGGVEEDIVVEEGNACLTDPAEAEEFVKLTGCDSLACAIGTSHGAFKFKGKQSLHFDVLEKIKSRMEGFPLVMHGSSSVPQDEVARINAAGGTIQDSMGVDVNEYLPAAKLGVTKINIDTDGRLVWTRVHREFFKDNSSAFDFRPPGKIFIEEYAKFIASRNELLGSAGQLEDLRASL; encoded by the coding sequence ATGATCGTAACCACCGCACAGCTCTTTAAGCACGCTTACGGCAAATACGCCGTCGGAGCTTATAACATCAATAACGCCGAGCAGGCGATGGGCCTCTTCAAAGGCTGCATCGACTCGAAGGCTCCCTTCATCATCCAGATTTCCAAGGGTGCCCGCAAATACACCGACAAGAAGATGCTCGAGGCCATCATCCGTGCCGCCGACGAGATCTTCCCGGAGGCCATCTTCGCGGTGCACCTCGACCACGGTGACGAAGAGACCTGCTACGACTGCATCAACTCCGGCTTCTACAGCTCCGTCATGATCGACGCCTCCCACGACCCGTTCGAGGAAAACGTCGCCATCACCAAGCGCGTCGTTGAAGCCGCTCACGCCAAGGGTCTCTCCGTCGAGGCCGAGCTCGGTATGCTCGGCGGCGTCGAGGAAGACATCGTCGTCGAAGAAGGTAACGCCTGCTTGACCGACCCGGCCGAGGCCGAGGAATTCGTGAAGCTCACCGGCTGTGACTCCCTCGCCTGCGCCATCGGCACCTCCCACGGCGCCTTCAAGTTCAAGGGCAAGCAGTCCCTGCACTTCGATGTGCTCGAGAAGATCAAGAGCCGCATGGAAGGCTTCCCGCTCGTCATGCACGGTTCCTCCTCCGTCCCGCAGGACGAAGTCGCCCGCATCAACGCGGCCGGCGGCACCATCCAGGACTCCATGGGCGTCGACGTGAACGAGTATCTCCCGGCCGCCAAACTCGGCGTGACCAAGATCAACATCGACACCGACGGTCGCCTCGTCTGGACCCGCGTTCACCGCGAGTTCTTCAAGGACAACTCCTCCGCCTTCGACTTCCGTCCCCCGGGCAAGATCTTCATCGAGGAATACGCCAAGTTCATCGCCAGCCGCAACGAGCTCCTCGGCTCCGCCGGCCAGCTTGAGGACCTGCGCGCCTCCCTCTGA
- a CDS encoding type IA DNA topoisomerase produces the protein MKSLVVAEKPSVAQDLARALGRVPKKGDVYENDDYVIAAAVGHLVELEMPEDIDKKKYGYWRLETLPIVPTTFGLKPIKASEDKLKTLKKQLKRKDIDQVINACDAGREGELIFTYIYQLAKSKLPVKRAWMQTMTPEGIRTAFENLRDGEQMAGLADAARCRSESDWLIGINGTRALTKRMFGSRAGNVASVGRVQTPTLALLVNRELEIRNFKPEDFWRVTATFQVGAGNYEGVYQRPNFKKSGEHDRVDRLWDEASAKTVVEACAGQPPAVVTEEKKATTQIAPRLYDLTTLQREANNRFGISARRTLQIAQALYEKHKMITYPRTDSRALPEDYIPTCQETLRKLDGDLGEHASTALNNGWVRPNKRIFNNAQISDHFAIIPTTAEPRKLDDLEAKVYDMIARRFVAAFFPVAKFDVTTRISTVAGEHQFKTDGKVLTEPGWLGVYGRDAADSAVAAPGNSKDKTLPAVADGEDAKTLEAILHAEQTKPPARYTEATLLSAMETAGKLVDSEELAEAMKERGLGTPATRADTIDGLIRQKYLEREQRDLIPTAKAEQLLEFLHAVQADDLTKPDMTGDWEYKLRQMEFGRYDRDTFMQEIVKVTEGVVDRTKNFNEEDGDVRETDIVSPSDGKPMLETLRTYRSQDGSILVYKVTSGRRLEEPEIRELVTAGEVGPIDGFVSARTGKHFPAKLKLVDNGEEGKKKVELDFGQKEEDLGELEPFWTDPKTGQELCEDSTNFILREKDGDDYKRVFRVGRIMCQKEVTRDQAIKMVETGKSDLIQGFISKRGRPFDAFLLKAGNRVRWEFPPREAKPGAKTREKKKFDPTKATLIGPSPAHGDEAQLQSTKDAWVVTKPSGAENEPRVVFEVKKKLCDREITQPEIETLLKDGKTPVLEGFVSKRGSKFNAHLVLSKTKAKADFEFPPR, from the coding sequence ATGAAGTCCCTTGTCGTCGCCGAAAAACCCAGCGTAGCCCAAGACTTGGCCCGAGCCCTCGGTCGAGTCCCCAAGAAGGGCGACGTCTACGAAAACGACGACTACGTCATCGCCGCCGCTGTCGGTCACCTCGTGGAACTCGAGATGCCCGAAGACATCGACAAGAAGAAATACGGCTACTGGCGCCTCGAGACGCTGCCCATCGTCCCAACCACCTTCGGTCTCAAGCCCATCAAGGCCTCCGAGGATAAGCTCAAAACCCTCAAGAAGCAGCTGAAGCGCAAGGACATCGATCAAGTCATCAACGCCTGCGACGCCGGGCGCGAGGGTGAGCTCATCTTCACCTATATTTACCAGCTCGCCAAATCGAAGCTCCCGGTGAAGCGCGCTTGGATGCAAACGATGACCCCCGAGGGCATCCGCACCGCCTTCGAAAACCTCCGCGACGGCGAACAGATGGCCGGCCTCGCCGACGCCGCCCGCTGCCGCTCCGAGTCCGACTGGCTCATCGGCATCAACGGCACCCGCGCCCTCACCAAACGCATGTTTGGCTCTCGCGCCGGCAACGTTGCCTCCGTCGGCCGCGTCCAGACCCCGACACTCGCCCTGCTCGTCAATCGCGAGCTCGAGATCCGCAATTTTAAGCCGGAAGACTTCTGGCGCGTCACCGCCACCTTCCAAGTGGGTGCCGGCAACTACGAGGGTGTTTACCAACGCCCCAACTTCAAAAAGTCCGGCGAACACGACCGCGTCGATCGCCTCTGGGACGAAGCCTCCGCCAAGACCGTGGTGGAAGCCTGCGCCGGCCAGCCGCCCGCCGTCGTCACCGAGGAAAAGAAGGCCACGACCCAGATCGCGCCGCGCCTCTACGACCTCACCACCCTGCAGCGCGAGGCCAACAACCGCTTCGGCATCTCCGCCCGCCGCACCCTCCAGATCGCCCAGGCGCTCTACGAGAAGCACAAGATGATCACCTACCCGCGCACGGATTCCCGCGCGCTGCCGGAGGACTACATCCCCACCTGCCAGGAAACCCTGCGCAAACTCGACGGCGACCTCGGCGAACACGCCTCCACCGCCCTCAACAACGGCTGGGTGCGCCCCAACAAACGCATCTTCAACAACGCGCAGATCTCCGATCACTTTGCGATCATCCCCACCACCGCCGAGCCGCGTAAACTCGATGACCTCGAGGCCAAGGTCTACGACATGATCGCCCGCCGCTTCGTCGCGGCGTTCTTCCCGGTTGCCAAGTTCGACGTCACCACCCGCATCTCCACCGTCGCCGGCGAACACCAATTTAAGACCGACGGCAAGGTCCTCACCGAGCCGGGCTGGCTCGGCGTCTACGGCCGCGATGCCGCCGATTCCGCCGTCGCCGCTCCCGGCAACTCCAAGGACAAAACCTTGCCCGCCGTCGCCGACGGCGAAGACGCCAAGACCCTCGAAGCGATCCTTCACGCCGAGCAGACCAAGCCGCCCGCGCGCTACACGGAAGCCACCCTGCTCTCCGCCATGGAAACCGCCGGTAAGCTCGTCGATTCCGAGGAACTCGCCGAAGCCATGAAGGAACGCGGCCTCGGCACCCCGGCCACCCGTGCCGACACCATCGACGGCCTCATCCGCCAAAAGTATCTCGAGCGCGAACAACGCGACCTCATCCCCACCGCCAAAGCCGAGCAGCTCCTCGAGTTCCTCCACGCCGTCCAGGCCGACGACCTCACCAAGCCCGACATGACCGGCGATTGGGAATACAAGCTGCGCCAGATGGAGTTTGGCCGCTACGATCGCGACACCTTCATGCAGGAGATCGTCAAGGTCACCGAGGGCGTCGTCGACCGCACCAAGAACTTCAACGAAGAGGACGGCGACGTCCGCGAGACCGACATCGTCTCGCCCTCCGACGGCAAACCCATGCTCGAGACCCTGCGCACCTACCGTTCGCAGGACGGCAGCATCCTGGTCTACAAGGTCACCAGCGGTCGCCGTCTCGAAGAGCCCGAGATCCGCGAACTCGTCACCGCCGGCGAGGTTGGCCCCATCGACGGTTTCGTTTCCGCCCGCACCGGCAAACACTTCCCGGCCAAGCTCAAGCTCGTCGACAACGGCGAAGAGGGCAAAAAGAAGGTCGAACTCGACTTCGGCCAAAAGGAAGAGGACCTCGGCGAACTCGAACCGTTCTGGACCGATCCCAAGACCGGCCAGGAGCTCTGCGAGGACTCCACCAACTTCATCCTCCGCGAAAAAGACGGCGACGACTACAAGCGCGTCTTCCGCGTCGGCCGCATCATGTGCCAAAAAGAGGTCACCCGCGATCAGGCCATCAAGATGGTCGAGACGGGCAAATCCGACCTCATCCAAGGTTTCATCTCCAAGCGCGGCCGCCCCTTCGATGCCTTCCTGCTCAAAGCCGGCAACCGCGTCCGCTGGGAGTTCCCGCCTCGCGAGGCCAAACCCGGTGCCAAGACCCGCGAGAAGAAGAAATTCGATCCGACCAAAGCCACCCTCATCGGCCCCAGTCCGGCGCATGGCGACGAAGCCCAGCTCCAGTCCACCAAGGACGCCTGGGTCGTCACCAAACCCAGCGGCGCCGAGAACGAGCCCCGCGTGGTGTTTGAGGTGAAGAAGAAACTCTGCGACCGCGAGATCACCCAACCCGAGATCGAGACCCTGCTCAAAGACGGCAAAACCCCGGTCCTCGAAGGCTTCGTCTCCAAGCGCGGCAGCAAATTCAACGCCCACCTCGTCCTCTCCAAAACCAAAGCCAAAGCGGATTTTGAGTTTCCGCCTCGCTGA
- a CDS encoding pyridoxal-phosphate-dependent aminotransferase family protein, with the protein MSYKLFIPGPIAVSEKTLRALMSAPIGHRSPDFVKLYQSVQPDLQKLFMTTDPVYLSTSSAWGIMEGALNNVCAKKVLNCMNGAFSDKWNDVAKRNGLDATALKFDWGQPVDPEAVRAELSKGGYDAITLIHNETSTGTMTDLAAVMAVVREFPEVISIVDTVSSFSAVPIAKDELGIDIMITGSQKALALPPGLALCSVSDRARERAATVANRGYYFDLLEFHANHEKGMTPSTPNIPHIYALKSKLEDIMTEGMETRFARHARLNAKVRETIGAQGFELFPAPEYGSLSLNCFANTRNIDLPALNKTLKSEHALVIDGGYGKLKGKTFRISNMGDETDETIAAMLDSVVAAMAKTPVLEG; encoded by the coding sequence ATGAGCTACAAACTGTTCATCCCCGGTCCCATCGCCGTGTCTGAGAAGACCCTGCGTGCCCTCATGTCGGCCCCCATCGGCCACCGCTCCCCGGATTTCGTGAAGCTCTACCAGTCCGTCCAACCGGATCTGCAGAAGCTGTTCATGACGACCGATCCGGTCTACCTCTCCACCAGTTCTGCGTGGGGGATCATGGAAGGCGCGCTCAACAACGTGTGCGCCAAGAAGGTCCTCAACTGCATGAACGGCGCCTTCTCCGACAAGTGGAACGACGTCGCCAAGCGCAACGGACTCGACGCCACCGCGCTCAAATTTGACTGGGGCCAGCCCGTCGATCCCGAGGCCGTCCGTGCCGAGCTCTCCAAGGGCGGCTACGACGCCATCACCCTCATTCACAACGAGACCTCCACCGGCACCATGACCGACCTCGCCGCCGTCATGGCCGTCGTGCGTGAGTTCCCCGAGGTCATCTCCATCGTCGACACCGTCAGCTCCTTCAGCGCCGTGCCGATCGCGAAGGACGAGCTCGGCATCGATATCATGATCACCGGCTCGCAGAAGGCCCTCGCCCTGCCCCCCGGTCTCGCCCTCTGCTCCGTCTCCGACCGCGCCCGCGAGCGCGCCGCCACCGTGGCCAACCGGGGTTACTACTTCGACCTGCTCGAATTCCACGCCAACCACGAGAAGGGCATGACCCCCTCCACGCCCAACATCCCTCACATCTATGCCCTCAAGTCCAAGCTCGAGGACATCATGACCGAGGGTATGGAGACCCGCTTTGCCCGCCACGCCCGCCTCAACGCCAAGGTCCGCGAGACTATCGGCGCCCAGGGCTTCGAACTCTTCCCGGCTCCTGAATACGGCTCCCTCTCCCTCAACTGCTTCGCCAACACCCGCAACATCGACCTGCCCGCGCTCAACAAGACCCTCAAGTCCGAGCACGCCCTCGTCATCGACGGCGGTTACGGCAAGCTGAAGGGCAAGACCTTCCGCATCTCCAACATGGGTGACGAAACCGACGAAACCATCGCCGCCATGCTCGACTCCGTGGTCGCCGCCATGGCCAAAACGCCGGTCCTCGAAGGCTGA
- the panD gene encoding aspartate 1-decarboxylase, producing the protein MQLNLLHSKIHRATVTDLSLHYEGSLAIDREFMDLVGLREFQKILVGNMANGERFETYAIAAPAGSKAISLNGATAHLGKRGDLVTIMAFAHFDAATEADAWQPKVLVLGDENQKIIKRPTV; encoded by the coding sequence ATGCAACTCAATCTCCTCCATTCCAAGATTCACCGGGCAACGGTGACCGATCTGTCGCTGCACTACGAAGGCAGCCTCGCGATCGACCGCGAATTTATGGATCTCGTCGGCCTCCGCGAATTCCAAAAGATCCTCGTGGGCAACATGGCCAACGGCGAACGTTTCGAGACCTACGCCATCGCCGCCCCCGCCGGCTCCAAGGCCATTTCCCTCAACGGCGCCACCGCCCATCTCGGCAAGCGCGGCGACTTGGTCACGATCATGGCCTTCGCCCACTTCGACGCCGCCACCGAAGCCGATGCCTGGCAGCCCAAGGTGCTCGTCCTGGGCGATGAGAACCAAAAGATCATCAAGCGTCCCACCGTCTGA
- the lpxK gene encoding tetraacyldisaccharide 4'-kinase: MSSPWLKQKLISFEQFAIDVVYGRRDDLPAVVFAGFLQGMSYLFTGVVKLRWWLYRKRVLHDQHLGCLVVVVGNLTVGGTGKTPVVEKFARALRDRGRRVAILSRGYKSKAPPMWKKWWFWLTHTAEPPPRVVSDGKEVLLDSEQAGDEPYMLARNLPGVHVLVDKNRVKAGEYAIKRFGCDTLILDDGFQYLPLKGRLNLLLVDKTNPFGNGFLLPRGILREPITHLKRASYVFLTKSNGRRDTELEELIQRHNPGVDVIECTHRPQYLQRLGEPPETAATRLPLEDLQGKRVGAFSGIATPESFEKFLRDLGADIVFTRRFLDHYRFVPSDFVEIFSAGLEQKVDMIVTTEKDAVRIDSEMPCPVPIYYLRLEIDILHGADDFDEAVGRLCFEAARTPDR; encoded by the coding sequence ATGTCCAGTCCGTGGCTTAAGCAGAAGCTGATCTCATTTGAGCAGTTTGCAATCGATGTAGTTTACGGAAGACGGGACGACCTGCCGGCCGTGGTGTTCGCAGGTTTTTTGCAGGGTATGTCCTACCTCTTTACCGGCGTGGTGAAGTTGCGCTGGTGGCTCTACCGCAAGCGGGTGCTGCATGACCAACATCTGGGCTGCCTCGTGGTGGTGGTGGGCAACCTCACCGTGGGCGGAACGGGCAAAACTCCGGTGGTGGAGAAGTTTGCGCGGGCGCTGCGCGATCGAGGGCGTCGCGTGGCGATCCTGAGTCGCGGCTACAAGAGCAAGGCTCCGCCGATGTGGAAGAAGTGGTGGTTTTGGCTCACCCATACGGCCGAGCCGCCGCCGCGGGTGGTGAGCGACGGCAAGGAGGTGTTGCTCGACAGCGAACAGGCCGGCGACGAGCCCTACATGCTGGCGCGCAACCTCCCGGGCGTCCATGTGCTGGTGGACAAAAACCGGGTGAAGGCCGGGGAATACGCCATCAAGCGCTTCGGCTGCGACACGCTCATTCTGGACGACGGTTTTCAATACCTGCCCTTGAAGGGACGGCTCAATCTCCTGCTGGTCGATAAGACGAATCCCTTCGGCAACGGCTTCCTGCTGCCGCGCGGGATCCTGCGCGAACCGATCACGCATCTGAAGCGGGCCAGCTATGTGTTTTTGACCAAGAGCAATGGGCGCCGCGACACGGAGCTTGAGGAGCTCATTCAACGCCACAATCCCGGCGTGGACGTCATCGAATGCACGCACCGGCCCCAGTATTTGCAGCGCTTGGGCGAACCGCCGGAGACGGCAGCGACGCGTCTGCCACTGGAAGATTTGCAGGGCAAACGGGTGGGGGCGTTCAGCGGCATCGCGACGCCGGAGAGTTTTGAGAAATTTCTCCGCGATCTTGGGGCGGACATCGTGTTCACACGGCGGTTTCTGGACCACTACCGCTTCGTGCCGTCCGACTTTGTGGAAATCTTCAGCGCGGGTCTGGAGCAAAAGGTCGACATGATCGTGACGACCGAAAAGGACGCCGTTCGTATCGACAGCGAGATGCCGTGTCCGGTGCCGATCTACTACCTGCGGCTCGAGATCGACATCCTGCACGGCGCCGACGACTTCGACGAAGCGGTCGGGCGGCTGTGCTTCGAAGCAGCCCGGACCCCTGACCGATAA
- a CDS encoding type II secretion system protein translates to MRILPHSQTRAFTLVEIMIAVVIIGLLAAVALPAFTRVTQKTEHTTLVNDLRTFSSAFEQYSLENGLWPADANAGVIPPGMASYLKSDAWTLTAAGNIQWDWEVATPMFNAAIVLSNCSYADDRLRQLDAMLDDGDLTTGIFFKDGGTPVYVLER, encoded by the coding sequence ATGAGGATTTTACCCCACAGCCAAACCCGCGCCTTCACCTTGGTGGAGATCATGATCGCGGTCGTTATCATCGGTCTCCTCGCCGCCGTCGCCCTCCCCGCCTTCACTCGCGTAACCCAAAAGACGGAGCACACCACGCTGGTGAACGACCTCCGCACCTTCTCTTCCGCTTTCGAACAATACTCCCTCGAGAACGGCCTCTGGCCCGCCGACGCCAATGCCGGGGTGATTCCGCCCGGAATGGCATCCTATCTCAAATCCGACGCGTGGACCTTAACCGCGGCGGGCAACATTCAATGGGACTGGGAAGTCGCCACCCCGATGTTCAACGCCGCCATCGTGCTCTCCAACTGCTCCTACGCCGACGACCGTCTGCGCCAACTCGACGCCATGCTCGACGACGGAGATCTGACCACGGGCATATTTTTCAAAGACGGCGGGACCCCCGTCTACGTGCTGGAGCGATAA
- a CDS encoding aminopeptidase gives MLIDPRFDDLAAGLTGFSTKLKRGERVLIDAFDVPDAMVIALVRAARKRGAVPYVQVHRARITRELMLGATMEDYLPHSAVELKRMQDMDAYIALRGSDNIFENSDVPSDRVQAVARAMKPVLDHRVNDTKWVVLRWPTSAMAQQAAMSTEAFEDFYFRVCTLDYARMIPGMRALNKLMCKTDVVHIKGPGTDLRFSIKGIGASSCGGDRNIPDGEVFSCPVKDSVEGVIQYNAPTVYLGSSFDGIKLEFSKGKVVNATASTPKATKRLNEILDSDEGARYIGEFAIGFNPHILEPMRDILFDEKIAGSFHFTPGQAYADCGNGNKSQVHWDMVCIQRPEYGGGEIWFDGKLIRKDGLFVPKSLDKLNPDYLLGKA, from the coding sequence ATGTTAATTGACCCCCGTTTCGATGATCTGGCGGCCGGCCTCACCGGCTTTTCCACCAAGCTCAAGCGCGGTGAACGCGTCTTGATTGATGCCTTCGACGTGCCCGATGCCATGGTCATCGCGCTGGTGCGTGCCGCCCGCAAACGCGGTGCGGTGCCCTACGTGCAGGTCCACCGGGCCCGCATCACGCGCGAGCTCATGTTGGGCGCCACGATGGAAGACTACCTGCCGCACTCCGCCGTCGAGCTGAAGCGCATGCAGGACATGGACGCCTACATCGCGCTGCGTGGCTCGGATAACATTTTTGAGAACTCCGACGTGCCGTCCGATCGCGTGCAGGCCGTGGCCCGCGCCATGAAGCCCGTGCTCGACCACCGCGTGAACGACACCAAGTGGGTCGTGCTGCGCTGGCCGACTTCGGCGATGGCCCAGCAGGCGGCGATGAGCACGGAGGCCTTCGAGGACTTTTACTTCCGCGTCTGCACCCTCGACTACGCCCGCATGATTCCGGGCATGCGCGCCCTCAACAAACTCATGTGCAAGACCGACGTCGTGCACATCAAGGGCCCGGGCACCGATCTGCGTTTTTCGATCAAGGGCATCGGCGCGAGCTCCTGCGGTGGCGATCGCAACATCCCCGATGGAGAGGTGTTCTCCTGCCCGGTGAAGGACAGTGTGGAAGGCGTCATCCAATACAACGCGCCGACCGTTTACCTCGGTTCGTCCTTCGACGGCATCAAGCTCGAGTTCAGCAAGGGCAAGGTGGTCAACGCCACCGCCAGCACGCCCAAGGCCACCAAGCGCCTCAACGAGATCCTCGATAGCGACGAGGGCGCACGCTACATCGGTGAATTCGCGATTGGCTTCAACCCGCACATCCTCGAGCCGATGCGCGACATTCTCTTCGACGAGAAGATCGCCGGCTCCTTCCACTTCACGCCCGGCCAGGCCTACGCCGACTGCGGCAACGGCAACAAGTCGCAGGTGCACTGGGACATGGTCTGCATCCAGCGTCCCGAATACGGCGGCGGCGAGATCTGGTTCGACGGCAAGCTCATCCGCAAGGACGGCCTCTTCGTGCCGAAGTCCCTGGACAAGCTCAACCCGGACTACCTGCTGGGTAAGGCCTGA
- a CDS encoding adenosine deaminase family protein: protein MAASSLRAFIRALPKTETHLHIEGSLDYGLLRAWDPARFAADPAWRRPEFRFESFPKFDEILLGHALPWFDSPERYYEAARVTFAQHVAQNVRYVETSFHLGIVEFLPVSGREIIAAIRAAVPPGLEVRIFAGMLRNNYHGAVKDVIDEMHTWDELAGIDLHGFEQVPTEAWSESVWQRAREAGKVTKCHAGEFDGAARVREAIEVLGVTRVQHGVRAIEDDAVVALAAERGVTFDVCPLSNVKLQVVDSIATHPLRRLRAAGVNCTVSSDDPLAFGNKVSDDYEALATEGDFSFAELADIAKAGWRVADVSAETRATMEQEIDAVLARFTA, encoded by the coding sequence ATGGCCGCATCCTCGCTCCGCGCCTTCATCCGGGCGCTGCCCAAAACCGAAACGCATCTGCACATCGAAGGTTCGCTCGATTATGGGTTGTTGCGGGCGTGGGATCCGGCGCGCTTTGCGGCCGACCCGGCGTGGCGACGACCGGAGTTTCGTTTCGAGTCCTTCCCGAAGTTCGACGAGATTCTGCTGGGGCACGCCCTGCCGTGGTTTGATTCACCGGAGCGTTATTACGAAGCGGCCCGGGTGACCTTTGCCCAACACGTTGCGCAGAACGTGCGCTACGTGGAGACCAGCTTCCACCTCGGCATCGTCGAATTCCTGCCGGTGAGTGGCCGTGAGATCATCGCGGCCATTCGCGCGGCGGTGCCGCCGGGACTCGAAGTGCGGATCTTCGCGGGCATGCTGCGCAACAACTACCACGGTGCGGTCAAAGATGTGATCGACGAGATGCACACCTGGGACGAACTGGCCGGCATCGACCTGCACGGGTTTGAGCAGGTGCCAACCGAAGCCTGGAGTGAATCGGTGTGGCAGCGGGCGCGGGAAGCCGGCAAAGTCACCAAGTGCCACGCCGGCGAATTTGACGGTGCGGCGCGCGTGCGGGAAGCGATCGAAGTGCTCGGCGTCACCCGCGTGCAGCACGGCGTGCGCGCGATCGAAGATGACGCGGTGGTGGCGCTCGCCGCCGAACGCGGCGTGACCTTCGACGTGTGTCCGCTCAGCAACGTCAAACTGCAGGTGGTGGACTCCATCGCGACGCACCCGCTGCGGCGCCTGCGGGCGGCGGGCGTCAATTGCACGGTCAGCTCCGACGACCCGCTCGCTTTTGGCAACAAGGTGAGTGACGACTACGAAGCCCTCGCGACCGAAGGAGACTTCAGCTTCGCCGAGCTGGCCGACATCGCCAAAGCCGGTTGGCGCGTGGCCGATGTTTCGGCCGAGACGCGGGCGACGATGGAGCAGGAAATCGACGCCGTGCTGGCGCGGTTTACGGCGTAA
- a CDS encoding RluA family pseudouridine synthase, producing the protein MSEASKQFVVPDSIPRARVDKALAVAFPEQSRAAWQRALDAGLVSREGVVLVRKDEVRAGDVIDYAMPAVEPTELTPTDIPLETLFEDEHLLVVNKPAGMVVHPGAGTGDDTLVHALLAHCAGELSGIGGVERPGIVHRLDRDTTGAIVVAKSDAAHRGLAEQFAERHLHKEYLALASGTPRLLSGSIDRAISRHPQHRHRMTTGEGGKPARTDWFVEDKFPTYNVTLFRCHIHSGRTHQIRVHLKSIGHPLLGDRTYGWRPDDRLPIAPERVMLHAAYLKFLHPVTARSIEIKAPLPEDFSKLMDALR; encoded by the coding sequence ATGAGTGAAGCGTCCAAACAGTTTGTGGTGCCTGATTCGATTCCGCGGGCGCGCGTGGACAAGGCGCTGGCGGTGGCGTTTCCCGAGCAGAGCCGGGCGGCTTGGCAGCGGGCGCTCGATGCGGGACTGGTTTCACGCGAGGGCGTCGTGCTCGTGCGCAAAGACGAAGTGCGCGCAGGCGACGTGATCGACTACGCCATGCCGGCGGTTGAGCCGACCGAACTCACGCCGACGGACATTCCGTTGGAGACACTCTTCGAGGATGAGCATCTGTTGGTCGTCAACAAACCGGCGGGCATGGTGGTGCATCCGGGGGCGGGCACGGGAGACGATACTTTGGTGCACGCGCTGTTGGCGCATTGTGCAGGGGAGTTGAGCGGCATCGGCGGCGTGGAGCGGCCGGGTATCGTGCATCGACTCGATCGCGATACGACCGGCGCGATCGTCGTCGCCAAAAGCGACGCGGCGCACCGCGGGCTGGCCGAGCAATTTGCCGAGCGGCACCTGCACAAGGAATACCTCGCGCTGGCGAGCGGCACGCCGCGGCTGCTGAGCGGCTCCATCGACCGCGCCATCTCGCGGCATCCGCAGCACCGGCATCGCATGACCACGGGCGAAGGCGGCAAGCCGGCCCGGACCGACTGGTTCGTTGAAGATAAATTTCCGACCTACAATGTGACGCTGTTTCGCTGTCACATTCACAGCGGTCGCACGCACCAGATCCGGGTGCACTTGAAGTCGATCGGGCATCCGCTGCTCGGCGATCGCACCTATGGCTGGCGGCCGGACGACCGGCTGCCGATCGCACCCGAGCGCGTGATGTTGCACGCAGCCTACCTGAAGTTTTTGCACCCGGTCACCGCGCGTTCGATCGAGATCAAAGCGCCATTGCCGGAGGATTTTTCCAAGCTGATGGACGCCCTGCGGTAG